AGATGTACATCATTGTCTGGTCGGATCAGGAGTTCGCCGATGAACTGGTACGTCGAATTAGTGCGGAAACTGATGTCCCTCAGGTGTTGAGTGTCAACCTTCAGGCTTGCGCTGCCATCTTGAATAACAGCAATCGCAGATTCGACATCGTATGACTGAAGGCTATAGAAACAAGAAGGTCAGCACAGTTGAAACGTTGGAATGTTCAGAAGGGAGTCACAGTGAGGATCCTGCACATACTTTCCTGTTACACGCAGGGATGCCCCTTGCTTGAACACATCTGAGGAGGGCTCTAGCTCTCGCAATGTAATAGGCACACCTGGTTTTAGAGTTGAAGATGCCATCTAACACCGAGAACTGATAAAATACAAATAGAGAGTTATTTCTGGCCTCTGGTGACTGCCATATTGATAGTATTCACATCACAAGATATAGTACAATAGAACAACTAACGATCCACTACCAGTAGTACTGGAATGCACAGTTGGGGCTAGTTACTCACAGAAGCATTGTCGGCATCAATTGTTTGCTTGGTGTTTTATGGTCTTACAAATCCACATTACATCTTAGGACTCAACAGACCTTGGTTACACTCGTACCAGATAGAATTATTTACCCCAATGCTCAACATTTTATTTCTTCAGATGCATGAAGACTGCCATGCATACTGTACTGATCTCCCAATACATCATTTCCTTGAGTTATtggaaaataaatgaaaaagaTTTTGAACTATACATAAATAATATTGCATCCCAACAAACCAAACTATTCTAGAATTGCAAAAATCCCATTATCACATAAtcttctcaaaagaaaaatcagaataGGTAATCATGACTAACTATGCGGTACCAATACAAATGCAAGTATCGGTATCAGGCCGATACGGATACAGAAATacattttaatattttgaaaaaacttAACATAAATTATGTGTCTTAGTGGCAACTGCAGATTACCTTGTTGTTTGCTATTTTCTTAAGCATAAGAAGCACCTCCGATACATTCTTTGGCTTTGAATTTGCTAATGCATTTTTAGCCCCTGCTACCTTATTTCTAAGCTGATTAAGACTGATTAAGGCCATGTCCACCGGGCACCGCAGGGGATCAGGATAAGGTCATTTTTCCTGGGCTCTTTCTGGGCTGGGACGTAACCGCCATGTATCAGGTAACCAGGTAAGGTATCCAAAACGTACCCAAGAATTAAAATCAGTTATTTTTATTGCTTTATAATCTGATACTCTTCTGATATGTATCTGTGATGTATCCGATACGGATGACTAGCAGACCAGGCTCTCAGCACCAGCTGTTTGCTAATGTCAAGAACACATAGTGCTGTTGCTACAAGTTTTCATCAGACTTGTGCAACTTGACAAAGCTAGCAGAAATGAAATTGAAACGTTCCAACATTGTCCATACCAATCCCAGAACAAGAAAGCAGTATGTCACACATTTCAGAATAAAAACATCTGAGCTGTGATGGCATAAATTAAGAAAGTGTAGAAATTTTCT
This is a stretch of genomic DNA from Brachypodium distachyon strain Bd21 chromosome 1, Brachypodium_distachyon_v3.0, whole genome shotgun sequence. It encodes these proteins:
- the LOC104581721 gene encoding uncharacterized LOC104581721, producing the protein MASSTLKPGVPITLRELEPSSDVFKQGASLRVTGNLQSYDVESAIAVIQDGSASLKVDTQHLRDISFRTNSTYQFIGELLIRPDNDAILQARVGRNVDGLDLNLYQQSLIIRRQHEATLLNSRRA